The DNA region ATCTCCCACGCAGGCAGAGATTTGACTCTACAATGATAATGGGTAGAATCCAGGTGAGTTGAATCAAAATGTTTCCCAAACTGCTTCCCTGAAGGTCTTCTTTGCCCCTACTTTAGCAAAACTTGCCTACGCTAGAAAACATTCCGAACTCCAACTCCCATGCAACCCATAAGGAATGCGATCTCTCAAATGCAAGCGGGCGATTTCCGAGAGGTTGCCCGCCTCCAGAATTACCAGATCCGAACGTTGCGCGCTCGCATCGATAACAGGGACTAAAAGCCAACCGTCATCTTCAGCGCCAGCTTCGGGTTTCGGTACGAAAATCGGTTCGCTAACAAACCCCCGAGGCGCAGCACTCCATAACTGCCGTTCTCTTGTTGCTAAATCCAACTTGAGAACGCCTTGCAAGGGTGCATTGTCTGTGGGATGATGGCCCGTCCCGATATAAAGGTAGCGGGCGTTGCGTCCGACGCAAGCCGGGTTAAGGGTGGGAAATTCGCAGCAACGAGCATCAATCAACTCGCGATCGACGGTTTCTGCCTCTAAATCCAGCGTGAAACGCCACAACTGCCCGGGAGCGAGTGCATCAAAATTCACCTCTTTGTAACTCAGTTCCGGATCGACTTGCGACAAACTCGCATAGGCAATCGAATCGATACAAATGCGATTCCCTTCGAGTTCAAAGGCGTTGGCGTGGTGGAAAATAAAACCCGCTTTTGCTTCTAGGACTTTTATCGGTTCGCTGGGCGAGGTACGAGGAACGATGATGATACGAGTCGGTTTGTCGGACTGAAAATTCAAACATTCGCCCGCACCCCGTAGCCCTAACAGGAAAGGAATCGGATTAAAGGCAACGGGATTTTGGAAGAAAATGCAGTAGTGGGGAGTAATCGCAAAGTCGTGGACGAACGCAAATCCGGGAATGACGCGCTGCTGCTGTCGCAGGAGTTGTCCGCTGGGATCGATTTCATAAAGCGAAATCGTGCTGGATAGCCCGGTTTTAATGGCAAAATTCACCAAACAGGGCGCGCCACGATCCATTTCGCAAGCCGGATCGACGCGCGGATGGGCGGAAAAGGAATCGCCCGGTTTCAGGAGTCCGTCTAAGTCGTCTAATCCTTCCGTTTCGAGGGTGTCGGGATTGAGGCGATAGGGTTGCGCCGCTTCCCAGAGGGCAAGCAGTTTGCCGCCCCAGTGAATGACGTTGGTGTTGGCGATGTTTTTTAGCCGCAAGTCGAAGGCATTTTTCAGCCAGCCGCCCGGTTTTTGGGTGCCAAATACGCCGCGATAGAGCATTTTTCCGGCTTTCTGTTCGGCGAGAAAGGCTTCGGTACGCACGAAACGGTTGCGAAAGTGGGCGCGTCCGTCCTGAAACGCGATCGCGCACACCATACCATCGCCGTCAAAAGGATGTTTGATGGGAACTCCACCAATCTCAAACAAGCCGGGGCCGTTACGAAATAGCGTACCGCACAGTTCGGGCGGAATTTCGCCTTCAATCTCGTCTACCCAATAGGCAGATTCTCGAGTGATGGATTCGTATCCTTGCCGCCAATCGGCAAGGGTATAGGATTTAGTGGGAGAGGGCGCTAAATTTTGCATTTATTGAGAAGAGGCGACGGGTTGAAGGGCGGGTTCGGAAAATTCGATCGCGGCGGGCGTTTCGGGTAGGGTGGGTTCGGCGGCGGGCAACCAGCGCAGGAAGGGCAAGGGCAGCAGCGTCGTCAGGTTGGCAATGATAACTAGCAACCAAAGGCGATCGAACTGCGTATCGGTAATGCCTAGGAGTTGCGTTAACAAAGCGCCGGATTCGTGCGATAAAAGCCCAGCAAGGTTCCAAATCGACATCATGAGGGCAAAAAAGGTCGCTTCGACTCCAGGGGGACACAGACGCGCAGAAAGCACCAATACGGGCATAAACGCAATTTGTCCCATAACGGTGA from Oscillatoria sp. FACHB-1406 includes:
- a CDS encoding carotenoid oxygenase family protein, with protein sequence MQNLAPSPTKSYTLADWRQGYESITRESAYWVDEIEGEIPPELCGTLFRNGPGLFEIGGVPIKHPFDGDGMVCAIAFQDGRAHFRNRFVRTEAFLAEQKAGKMLYRGVFGTQKPGGWLKNAFDLRLKNIANTNVIHWGGKLLALWEAAQPYRLNPDTLETEGLDDLDGLLKPGDSFSAHPRVDPACEMDRGAPCLVNFAIKTGLSSTISLYEIDPSGQLLRQQQRVIPGFAFVHDFAITPHYCIFFQNPVAFNPIPFLLGLRGAGECLNFQSDKPTRIIIVPRTSPSEPIKVLEAKAGFIFHHANAFELEGNRICIDSIAYASLSQVDPELSYKEVNFDALAPGQLWRFTLDLEAETVDRELIDARCCEFPTLNPACVGRNARYLYIGTGHHPTDNAPLQGVLKLDLATRERQLWSAAPRGFVSEPIFVPKPEAGAEDDGWLLVPVIDASAQRSDLVILEAGNLSEIARLHLRDRIPYGLHGSWSSECFLA